The Flavobacterium sp. CBA20B-1 genome includes the window AAAAAAGTAAATAATAAGGCGATAATATCCGAAAAATTATAATTTTGTAGAGATAGAAAAAAAGGTATGTATGTCGAAATTTGGCGATTTAATCAACTCAACTATTCCGGTTTTAATTCAGTTTACAGCCGAACACAACCCCGAATGCGAGCAAATGCAGCAAATTATTGAAGAAGTGGCTTTAGAAATGAGCGATAAACTTACTATTATTAATATAGACACTTTAAAAAATCCGGAATTGGTAGAAGCGCTTCGGATTAAATCGGCACCTACGTTAATGGTTTATAAAAATGGAGTAATGGTTTGGCGACAATCAGGTATCACAGATAAAGATTCATTGGTAATGATTGCCAAAGCGTTTAATTAATAACATTATCATTATAAGTAAAAAAAGGTTTCCGCTTTGGAAACCTTTTTGCTTTTATATAAAACTATTATTTTTAAATATATCTTGATTTATCTGATCAATGTAGTTTAAAACTTCTTCTTTGCCCAATTCACTTTCAGACGATGTTACAAAATACGGCGGTATTTCCTCCCATCCATTTGCGTGTAGTGCTTTTTTGTACGCTGCCGTGTGCTTTTGAATGCTTCCTTTGCTTATCTTATCGGCTTTTGTAAAGATAATTCCAAATGGAACGCCACTTTCACCTAAATAATTAATAAATTCTAAATCGATTTTTTGTGCTTCGTGACGAATATCCACCAAAACAAACGCACTTACCAGTTGTTCGCGTTTTTCAAAATATT containing:
- a CDS encoding thioredoxin family protein; amino-acid sequence: MSKFGDLINSTIPVLIQFTAEHNPECEQMQQIIEEVALEMSDKLTIINIDTLKNPELVEALRIKSAPTLMVYKNGVMVWRQSGITDKDSLVMIAKAFN
- the yihA gene encoding ribosome biogenesis GTP-binding protein YihA/YsxC is translated as MKINTAEFIISNSDVKKCPSEPLPEYAFIGRSNVGKSSLINMLTNNKNLAKTSSRPGKTQLINHFKINSNWFLVDLPGYGYAKVSKSTKAIFQKFITQYFEKREQLVSAFVLVDIRHEAQKIDLEFINYLGESGVPFGIIFTKADKISKGSIQKHTAAYKKALHANGWEEIPPYFVTSSESELGKEEVLNYIDQINQDIFKNNSFI